The Mangifera indica cultivar Alphonso chromosome 8, CATAS_Mindica_2.1, whole genome shotgun sequence genome has a window encoding:
- the LOC123222821 gene encoding heavy metal-associated isoprenylated plant protein 36-like: protein MLTNSQFPFPSSCFKPLSSLSDMATKPAEDTPQPLKYQTWVLKVSIHCEGCKKKVKKVLKGIDGVYTAVVDSQQHKVIVTGNVEAETLIKKLYKSGKHAELWPQMPETKEKKKEKPKKNDKTKDAKEGQEVGGDDKQDVSEKAQNAISSNKPQESVDIKGGESEEETGGGGGDSAGGKKKKKKKKKGQTGNGGGENVSEGTAAAGPESTGSPMATPEPIPSMSKMNLGSPQVRPPNHQEYPYPPPMYYPLPTPMYGVVSYNTAYPTANTSYYAPALHAYSYSQPPRYMPFPPSDPIHNDNDDDDYAVGCSIM from the exons ATGCTCACAAACTCACAGTTTCCATTCCCTTCCTCCTGTTTCAAGCCATTAAGCTCTCTTTCCGACATGGCTACAAAACCAGCTGAAGATACTCCACAGCCCCTGAAATACCAG ACATGGGTCTTGAAAGTTTCAATCCACTGCGAGGGCTGCAAGAAGAAAGTCAAGAAAGTTCTTAAAGGCATTGATG GTGTCTACACCGCCGTTGTAGATTCACAGCAGCATAAGGTTATAGTGACTGGCAACGTTGAAGCAGAGACTCTTATTAAGAAGCTGTATAAATCAGGAAAGCACGCCGAGCTCTGGCCACAAATGCCTGAAAcgaaggagaaaaaaaaggagaaacccaagaaaaatgacaaaacaaagGACGCCAAAGAGGGTCAGGAAGTTGGAGGGGATGATAAACAGGATGTATCTGAAAAGGCCCAAAACGCCATTTCCAGTAACAAGCCACAGGAAAGTGTTGACATAAAAGGTGGTGAAAGCGAGGAGGAAACTGGTGGCGGCGGCGGTGATAGTGCTGGtggcaagaagaagaagaagaaaaagaagaaaggacaAACGGGTAATGgcgggggtgaaaatgttagcgAAGGAACTGCAGCTGCTGGCCCAGAGTCAACCGGTTCTCCAATGGCTACTCCCGAGCCGATTCCATCTATGTCCAAGATGAATCTGGGATCCCCGCAAGTGCGTCCTCCAAATCACCAAGAATATCCCTATCCACCGCCTATGTATTATCCTCTTCCAACTCCAATGTATGGAGTAGTAAGTTACAATACAGCATATCCTACTGCTAATACATCATATTATGCCCCTGCTTTGCATGCTTATTCATACTCTCAACCACCAAGATACATGCCATTTCCACCTTCCGATCCAATCCATAACGACAACGACGACGACGATTATGCTGTTGGATGCTCTATTATGTGA
- the LOC123224368 gene encoding pentatricopeptide repeat-containing protein At2g02980, chloroplastic-like, protein MVVIPQVNSITNRLIYFLTNCTSSNHIKQIQAQLILQNFHCNTTIASYFITACQSLNLLNTAHHLFLQLHKPHVFICNSLIRAFSHSQIPCMPYSIYAHMFKNSILPNNYTFPFVLKSLSDFKELKKGKIMHAHVVELGHVNDIYVQNSLLNVYASCDDMELCRKLFEEMTQRDVVSWTLLIMGYRSIKKYDDALSAFEQMQYAGVEPNHVTMVNALAACASFSAFEMGIWIHDFIKRKQWELDVILGTALVDMYGRCGRIEEGLKVFKSMKEKNEFTWNAVIKGLALVKSGEEAVWWFNRMQQEGYKADEVTLVSVLCACSHSGLVVIGREIFSSLIVGKYGFPPGVKHYASMIDLFARAGFLQDAFKLIAEMPFEPTKSMWGSLLAGCRDQGSLELSEFVTKKLLELEPDNSAYYVVLSNSYAQMGRWSDAEKVWELMKDMGLKKELGFSSLETGPLNLLMNFQDKKSHFSSIQRESSKFSFNGGVCVDVTG, encoded by the coding sequence ATGGTGGTGATACCACAGGTTAACAGCATAACCAACAGGCTTATCTATTTCTTAACCAATTGCACTTCCTCTaatcatattaaacaaattcaagctCAACTAATCCTCCAAAACTTTCACTGTAACACAACAATTGCCTCCTACTTTATAACTGCTTGCCAATCTCTGAACCTCTTAAACACAGCCCACCACCTCTTCCTGCAACTGCATAAACCCCATGTTTTCATTTGCAACTCCCTCATTAGGGCCTTTTCTCATTCCCAAATCCCCTGCATGCCTTATTCTATATACGCCCACATGTTCAAAAACTCTATTTTGCCTAATAACTACACCTTTCCTTTTGTGCTCAAGTCCTTGTCTGACtttaaagagttaaaaaaaggGAAGATCATGCATGCGCACGTTGTAGAATTGGGTCAtgttaatgatatttatgtCCAAAATTCGTTATTGAATGTCTACGCTTCGTGTGATGATATGGAACTGTGCCggaaattgtttgaagaaatgacTCAAAGAGATGTTGTGTCGTGGACATTGTTGATTATGGGTTATAGAAGTATTAAAAAGTATGATGATGCATTGAGTGCTTTTGAGCAAATGCAATACGCAGGTGTGGAGCCAAATCATGTTACGATGGTGAATGCCTTGGCTGCGTGTGCGAGTTTCAGTGCCTTTGAAATGGGTATTTGGATACATGATTTTATAAAGAGGAAACAGTGGGAATTGGATGTAATTTTGGGGACTGCGCTGGTTGATATGTATGGAAGATGTGGGAGGATTGAGGAAGGattaaaagttttcaaaagcATGAAAGAGAAGAATGAATTTACGTGGAATGCAGTTATTAAGGGGCTAGCTCTTGTTAAGAGCGGAGAGGAGGCAGTTTGGTGGTTTAATCGAATGCAGCAAGAAGGGTATAAGGCTGATGAAGTGACCTTGGTTAGCGTACTTTGTGCTTGTAGCCACTCAGGCTTGGTTGTTATTGGCCGAGAGATTTTTAGTTCTTTGATTGTTGGGAAGTACGGATTTCCACCAGGTGTAAAACATTATGCGAGCATGATTGACCTATTTGCACGAGCCGGTTTTCTTCAAGATGCTTTCAAGTTGATAGCAGAAATGCCTTTTGAGCCTACTAAGTCTATGTGGGGATCATTGCTTGCTGGATGCAGAGATCAGGGAAGTTTGGAATTGAGTGAGTTTGTCACTAAGAAGCTTTTGGAATTGGAGCCGGATAATAGTGCTTATTATGTTGTGTTATCTAATTCGTATGCCCAGATGGGAAGATGGAGTGATGCTGAAAAGGTCTGGGAGTTGATGAAAGACATGGGACTGAAGAAGGAGCTAGGCTTTAGTTCTCTAGAGACTGGACCCTTGAACTTGTTAATGAACTTTCAGGACAAAAAGTCTCATTTCAGTTCCATTCAGAGAGAAAGTAGTAAGTTTTCTTTCAATGGAGGAGTTTGTGTTGATGTAACTGGCTAA